In Plasmodium falciparum 3D7 genome assembly, chromosome: 6, the following proteins share a genomic window:
- a CDS encoding translation initiation factor IF-2, putative: protein MSKNKKGKKKEDLDAILAELGIEEKREDDVKANENEENEPTKMSKSKKKKEKLKQKKEQMKNKEDDEKDDQKGIDGEKDTDQKKDQDDQKDDDNQNEADNQNEADNQNEGENQKKKKNKKKKDKEKKAGGAAGAATGGMSEIAKAAAERLRLLKEYEEKKKEEERLKKEEEEERIRKEEEEKEKKRIAKLEKKMQLKKEGKLLSAKAKEEKKKNEIYLKQLKESGMLIEPREKSKSEYINLDINKTKLLLKKKKTKSIMVPTSSNNNNLNDDDKNNKQMLSNSSLKLNEEDELQGSQKVDEKDIVLDNWEDFLHIDEAKKKEQEEIERKEKERKEKEKEEREKERKSVINNSSSSINYGRKSFHIKNDILMRKGNKKKIDNELDDDDNNEYRSAIVCILGHVDTGKTKLLDKLRHTNVQDNEAGGITQQIGATFFPKDVLDKEIKKIDDTIKCLSKGIMIIDTPGHESFYNLRKRGSSLCDIAILVIDLMHGLEQQTKESIQILKQRNCPFVIALNKIDRLYMWNKNDWSPFNNTFKKQKPDTQEEFHDRLKNIINELSEQGLNCQLYWENMNPRKYVSIVPTSAITGEGIADLIMVLVKLTQTFMLKNIQYHDKLECTVLEVKNIEGLGTTIDVILTNGILRESDTIVLCGINGPIVTVIRALLTPQPLKELRIKNEYIHHKYIKACIGVKISANNLEEVLCGTSLFVVNNIEEEEEYKKKVMTDVSDVFNHVDKTGVGLYVMASTLGSLEALLIFLNDSKIPVFGVNIGTIQKKDVKKASIMREKGRPEYAVILAFDVKIDPEAEKEAALLGVEIMQRDIIYHLFDSFTAYLKKIEEEKKQSKITDAIFPCELSVINDCVFNKKDPIVIGVRVECGQLKIGTPLFVPEKNIKIGNVVSVQSNKKNFDKARKGDEVCIKICGEPHVTYGKHFDSTQKIYSKITRESIDVLKEYFRSELTMEDWKLVVQLKKIFNIV, encoded by the coding sequence atgagtaaaaataaaaagggaaaaaagaAGGAAGATCTCGATGCTATTCTGGCCGAATTAGGaatagaagaaaaaagagAAGATGACGTAAAAGCAAATGAAAACGAGGAAAATGAACCTACCAAAATGTCCAAGtccaaaaagaaaaaggaaaaactcaaacaaaaaaaagaacaaatgaaaaataaagaagatgaTGAGAAGGATGATCAAAAAGGTATAGATGGTGAAAAAGATACAGACCAAAAAAAAGATCAGGATGACCAAAAAGATGATGATAACCAAAATGAAGCGGATAACCAAAATGAAGCAGATAATCAAAATGAAGGTGAaaaccaaaaaaagaaaaaaaacaaaaagaaaaaagataaagaaaaaaaagctGGTGGAGCAGCAGGAGCAGCTACAGGGGGGATGTCTGAAATCGCTAAAGCAGCTGCTGAAAGATTAAggttattaaaagaatatgaagaaaaaaagaaagaagaagaaagattgaaaaaagaagaagaagaagaaagaattagaaaagaagaagaagaaaaagaaaaaaaaagaattgcgaaattagaaaaaaaaatgcaattaaaaaaagaaggtaAATTATTAAGTGCTAAAgctaaagaagaaaaaaaaaaaaatgaaatatatttaaaacaatTAAAAGAATCAGGTATGCTAATAGAACCAAGAGAAAAAAGCAAAtctgaatatataaatctagatataaataaaaccaaattattattaaaaaagaaaaaaaccaAATCAATAATGGTACCCACatcatcaaataataataatctaaatgatgatgataaaaataataaacaaatgtTATCAAATAGTAGCCTTAAATTAAACGAAGAAGATGAATTACAGGGTTCTCAAAAAGTAGATGAAAAAGATATTGTACTCGACAATTGGGAagattttttacatattgatgaagcaaaaaaaaaggaacaaGAAGAAAttgaaagaaaagaaaaagaaagaaaagaaaaagaaaaagaagaaagagAAAAGGAAAGGAAGTCtgttataaataatagtagtagtagtataAATTATGGTAGGAAAAGTtttcatattaaaaatgatatattaatgagaaaaggaaataagaaaaaaatcgATAATGAAttagatgatgatgataataatgaatatagaTCTGCTATTGTTTGTATATTAGGTCATGTAGATACAGggaaaacaaaattattagaTAAGTTAAGACATACAAATGTTCAAGATAATGAAGCTGGTGGTATAACACAACAAATTGGAGCAACATTTTTTCCAAAAGATGTATtagataaagaaataaaaaaaattgatgatACAATTAAATGTTTATCAAAAGGTATTATGATAATAGATACACCTGGACATGAAtccttttataatttaagaaAACGAGGTTCATCCTTATGTGACATAGCTATCTTGGTTATAGATTTAATGCATGGTTTAGAACAACAAACAAAAGAATCTATtcaaatattaaaacaaaGAAATTGTCCATTTGTTATagcattaaataaaatagacAGATTATATATGTGGAATAAAAATGATTGGTCACCATTTAATAAtacttttaaaaaacaaaaaccaGATACACAAGAAGAATTTCATGATagattgaaaaatataattaatgaaTTATCAGAACAAGGTTTAAATTGTCAATTATATTGGGAAAATATGAACCCAAGAAAATATGTATCCATAGTACCTACTAGCGCAATAACAGGTGAAGGTATAGCAGATTTAATTATGGTGTTAGTAAAGTTAACACAAACAtttatgttaaaaaatatacaatatcATGATAAATTAGAATGTACTGTATTAgaagtaaaaaatattgaaggTTTAGGAACAACAATAGATGTTATCTTGACAAATGGTATATTAAGAGAATCTGATACCATTGTTTTGTGTGGAATCAATGGACCCATAGTAACCGTGATTAGAGCATTGTTAACACCACAACCTTTAAAAGAATtaagaattaaaaatgaatatatacatcataaatatattaaggcATGTATAGGAGTAAAAATATCAGCAAATAATTTAGAAGAAGTCTTATGTGGTACATCATTATTtgttgtaaataatatagaagaagaagaagaatataaaaagaaagtaaTGACAGATGTATCTGATGTATTTAATCATGTAGATAAAACAGGTGTAGGTTTATATGTTATGGCTAGTACTTTAGGTTCATTAGAAgcattattaatttttctaaATGATTCCAAAATTCCAGTATTTGGAGTAAATATAGGAActattcaaaaaaaagatgTAAAAAAAGCTAGTATCATGAGAGAAAAAGGAAGACCTGAATATGCTGTAATATTAGCCTTTGATGTAAAAATAGATCCAGAGGCAGAAAAAGAAGCAGCTCTTTTAGGTGTAGAAATTATGCAAAGAGATATCATCTATCATCTCTTCGATTCATTTACTGCAtatctaaaaaaaatagaagaagAGAAAAAACAAAGCAAAATTACAGATGCTATATTCCCTTGTGAACTTTCAGTTATAAATGATTGTGtatttaacaaaaaagaTCCAATCGTTATAGGAGTAAGAGTAGAATGTGGTCAACTCAAAATAGGAACACCCCTTTTTGTaccagaaaaaaatattaaaataggTAATGTAGTAAGTGTTcaaagtaataaaaaaaatttcgaTAAAGCCAGAAAAGGAGATGAAGTATGTATTAAAATTTGTGGGGAACCACATGTAACATATGGTAAACATTTTGATTCAACACAAAAAATTTATAGTAAAATTACAAGAGAAAGTATAGATGTTCTGAAAGAATATTTTAGAAGCGAGTTAACAATGGAAGATTGGAAGCTCGTAGTACAgctcaaaaaaatatttaacattGTATAA
- a CDS encoding glutaredoxin-like protein → MDFIKVEDQRKYIEGNKGYQLFYLNSSTSKEYGSHIDVLNMMLEDYSSVLKIYVINVVDDNNKYEFQFYAKSQLIKSFVNTNIGSITSFLRKYMQTLSYEQDTEEKNKEKEREKQIIERIQNLLKNNKIILFMKGTKTFPQCKFSNAVIFMLNSMKIKYETYNILEDQDIRAHLKIYSNWPTYPQLYINTELIGGHDIIKSMYDNNELALIIPDDCFEE, encoded by the coding sequence atggattTTATTAAGGTTGAGGACCAACGGAAATATATAGAAGGAAATAAGGGATATCAATTGTTTTACCTAAACTCGAGTACATCTAAAGAATATGGTTCTCATATAGATGTTTTAAATATGATGTTAGAAGATTATTCTTCTGTCCTTAAGATATATGTCATAAATGTTgtggatgataataataaatatgaatttcAATTTTATGCAAAATCACAATTAATTAAAAGTTTTGTTAATACTAATATAGGTAGCATTACCTCTTTTTTAAGAAAATACATGCAAACCTTATCATATGAACAAGATAccgaagaaaaaaataaagaaaaagagagagaaaaacaaattattgAACGAATACaaaatcttttaaaaaataacaaaattattttatttatgaaaGGTACTAAAACTTTTCCTCAATGTAAATTTAGTAATGCcgttatatttatgttaaatagtatgaaaataaaatatgaaacatataatatattagaagATCAAGATATTAGAGCTcacttaaaaatatattcaaattgGCCTACATATccacaattatatataaatactgaATTGATCGGTGGtcatgatattataaaaagtatgtatgataataatgaactTGCCTTAATTATACCAGATGACTGTTTcgaagaataa
- a CDS encoding VFT protein translates to MMHIFCKLFLFFSFVYISNIKCVEEVVNNKSKRLIDIYHAAVKELIQNEELIDLIDKHNVDYSVIESIENLPNLSDINVKDDIDDVLSEIIKKKEVKIGALKNKNWGIIGNYEQNPPVGFWPDVMYIIWETISKHIFNDEDAINITYNYYDNVFVALNDKDIHMTDNYFLSNSRLVDQSGNNLPKLTSGLPIIKHSNKIMILKEYNINNLEDLKSYISKNEGLKIACLTEANCNALKNIFLDKVTYDYKSFSSYIDLSKSVLSKSHIIGVISGIPFNFNEHKINVFDSFLKTGHSAYFK, encoded by the coding sequence ATGATGCATATTTTTTGCAagttgtttttatttttttcctttgtgtatatttcaaatataaaGTGTGTGGAAGAAGTAGTAAATAATAAGAGCAAGCGATTAATAGATATATACCATGCTGCCGTTAAAGAATTGATACAAAATGAGGAGTTAATAGATTTAATAGATAAGCATAATGTAGACTATTCTGTAATAGAATCTATAGAAAACCTACCAAATCTTTCAGACATAAATGTAAAAGATGATATTGATGATGTATTAagtgaaataataaaaaagaaggaagTGAAAATAGGtgctttaaaaaataagaattggGGTATTATAGGGAATTATGAACAAAATCCTCCTGTTGGTTTTTGGCCTGatgttatgtatattatatgggAAACTATAtcaaaacatatttttaatgatGAGGATgctataaatataacatataattattatgataatgttTTTGTAGCattaaatgataaagatATTCATATGAcagataattattttttatcgaATTCACGTCTTGTCGATCAATCTGGAAATAATCTACCTAAACTAACAAGTGGGTTACCAATTATAAAACATTCAAACAAAATTATGATtctaaaagaatataatattaataacctAGAGGATCttaaatcatatatttcTAAAAATGAAGGTCTCAAAATTGCTTGCCTAACCGAAGCTAATTGTAAtgctttaaaaaatattttcttagaTAAAGTTACTTATGATTATaaatcattttcttcttataTCGATTTGTCCAAGAGCGTATTATCAAAAAGTCATATTATTGGAGTCATATCGGGTATcccatttaattttaatgagCACAAAATAAATGTTTTTGATTCGTTTCTAAAAACGGGACACTCTGCATACTTCAAGTaa